The Sandaracinaceae bacterium genome contains a region encoding:
- the cas2e gene encoding type I-E CRISPR-associated endoribonuclease Cas2 has translation MPMTLIVTRNAPERTRGFLASCMCEVAPGVYTSPRMSKAVRERVVHVLESWYRLGSSEGYVVTWPDGSLPGGQAFLCLGTPTTELYDHDGVFLTRHRHSSGSDVPF, from the coding sequence ATGCCGATGACCCTGATCGTGACCAGGAACGCCCCTGAGCGAACGCGTGGCTTCTTGGCGTCGTGCATGTGCGAAGTCGCGCCGGGCGTCTACACCAGTCCACGCATGTCCAAGGCCGTGCGCGAGCGCGTCGTGCATGTGCTGGAGTCGTGGTACCGCCTGGGCTCCTCTGAGGGCTATGTTGTCACCTGGCCTGACGGCTCCCTTCCAGGCGGGCAGGCGTTCCTTTGCCTGGGTACCCCGACGACCGAACTCTACGACCACGACGGTGTGTTCCTGACACGCCACCGACATTCATCCGGGTCGG